A single region of the Candidatus Omnitrophota bacterium genome encodes:
- the pyrR gene encoding bifunctional pyr operon transcriptional regulator/uracil phosphoribosyltransferase PyrR — MKLKQKARIMNKAAVQRTITRIAHEILEKNKNTKDLCIIGIRKGGAVIARRLAGRMEEISRKPIPLGILDITLYRDDLTAIAEQPIVHKTEINFDITAKTVILVDDVLFTGRTIRCALDELIDFGRPSSIQLAILIDRGHRELPIRADYVGKNVPTAGSETIEVRLEESEGIDEVLVMEQEK; from the coding sequence ATGAAATTAAAACAAAAAGCAAGGATTATGAATAAGGCAGCTGTCCAGCGGACGATTACCAGAATAGCCCATGAGATATTAGAAAAGAACAAAAACACCAAAGATCTCTGTATTATCGGGATCAGAAAAGGCGGGGCAGTGATAGCCCGGCGCCTGGCAGGCAGGATGGAAGAAATAAGCCGCAAGCCCATACCCTTGGGGATATTGGATATTACGTTGTACCGCGACGACCTCACTGCAATTGCTGAACAGCCAATAGTTCATAAGACCGAGATAAACTTTGACATTACCGCTAAGACGGTTATCCTGGTGGATGATGTCCTGTTTACCGGCCGGACCATAAGATGCGCGCTGGATGAATTAATAGATTTCGGCAGGCCCTCCAGTATTCAGCTGGCAATCCTGATCGACCGGGGCCACCGGGAACTGCCGATCAGGGCGGATTATGTTGGAAAGAACGTTCCTACTGCGGGTTCTGAAACCATAGAGGTGAGGCTGGAGGAGTCAGAAGGCATAGATGAAGTGTTGGTCATGGAACAGGAAAAGTAA
- a CDS encoding dihydroorotase produces the protein MNLLIKGGRVIDPANKIDKVMDLLIEKGKISRMAGSIRSENCRVIDAAGLIVVPGLIDMHTHLREPGREDEETILSGSEAAVKGGFTSICAMPNTSPAVDKEAVVKLILSKAEQAGLVNVYPIGAITKGREGRELAEIGELKRAGVVALSDDGNPVENSRIMRRALEYSRMFDLPIIAHCEDKNFSAGGMINEGRISTVLGLKGIPCFSEENMVARDVSLAKLTGSRIHIAHISSAGSVRIIKQAKKDGINVTAEATPHHFSLSDENLRLFDTNYKVNPPLRTGQDIDAIKKALADGTIDAIATDHAPHSEEEKDVEFDYAPFGMTGLETALGLAIKELVEKRILTVSRLVEKMSLNPARILRLDKGRLDPGSDGDLTIIDLNKEWTVKKEDFKSKSKNSPFIGEKLKGIAAMTICRGKVVYEK, from the coding sequence GTGAATTTATTGATTAAAGGCGGACGGGTGATCGACCCTGCAAATAAGATCGATAAGGTAATGGATCTGTTGATCGAAAAAGGGAAGATCAGCCGGATGGCCGGTAGTATAAGATCTGAAAATTGCCGGGTGATCGATGCCGCCGGGCTTATAGTTGTGCCCGGCCTGATCGATATGCACACCCATTTGCGCGAACCGGGCCGGGAAGACGAAGAAACCATTCTTAGCGGTTCGGAGGCAGCGGTAAAAGGCGGATTTACCTCGATATGCGCTATGCCCAATACCAGCCCGGCAGTGGACAAGGAGGCGGTAGTGAAGCTTATCCTATCCAAGGCAGAGCAGGCCGGTTTGGTAAATGTTTACCCGATCGGCGCAATTACCAAGGGCCGGGAGGGCAGGGAACTGGCTGAGATAGGTGAGTTGAAAAGGGCTGGAGTAGTGGCCTTATCCGATGACGGAAACCCGGTTGAAAACAGCCGGATTATGCGCCGGGCGTTGGAATACAGCAGGATGTTTGATTTGCCGATTATTGCTCATTGCGAAGACAAAAATTTTTCAGCCGGGGGAATGATCAACGAAGGCAGGATCTCGACTGTTTTAGGATTAAAGGGCATACCCTGTTTTTCTGAGGAGAATATGGTAGCCAGGGATGTTTCTCTGGCTAAGCTAACAGGGAGCAGAATTCATATAGCTCATATATCCAGCGCAGGGTCGGTTAGGATAATCAAACAGGCCAAAAAAGACGGTATCAATGTTACAGCCGAGGCAACCCCTCATCACTTTAGCCTGAGCGATGAAAACTTAAGGCTATTTGACACTAATTATAAAGTAAATCCGCCGTTAAGGACAGGCCAAGACATTGATGCCATAAAAAAAGCCTTAGCAGACGGGACTATTGATGCTATAGCTACCGACCACGCTCCGCATTCAGAAGAAGAAAAGGATGTTGAGTTTGATTACGCGCCATTCGGGATGACAGGGCTTGAAACTGCTCTGGGGTTGGCGATAAAAGAATTGGTTGAAAAAAGGATATTAACCGTTAGCCGGTTGGTAGAGAAAATGTCGCTTAATCCGGCCAGGATTTTAAGGCTGGATAAAGGCCGGTTAGATCCTGGCAGCGACGGGGACTTGACTATAATTGATTTAAATAAAGAGTGGACGGTAAAAAAAGAGGATTTTAAATCAAAGTCTAAGAATTCTCCTTTCATCGGTGAAAAACTAAAAGGAATAGCGGCGATGACTATTTGCCGGGGCAAAGTGGTTTATGAAAAATAG
- a CDS encoding endonuclease Q family protein: MKNRFICDFHIHSKYSRATSKDMDLKNIAKWAKIKGISLMGTGDFTHFLWLQELKSLLKPAAGGLFSYDGTLFVLSSEISCIYSKNGRVRKIHIIILAPDFETVEKINKELGSIGNLVSDGRPILGLDARDLVKIVMDKNPNCFIIPAHIWTPWFSLFGANSGFDTIEDCFEDQLKHIGALETGLSSDPAMNWRWEALDKYCLVSNSDAHSPQKIGREANIFSQKMDYYQLLDAIKNKDKEKFLATIEFFPQEGKYHWDGHRACQVRLAPAETRKNNYLCPKCGKKVTVGVLHRVEELSDRKEGFIPEQKIPFYSLVPLNEIISGAIGKGISSLAVKNEYLKITQSLGGEITVLFDAPEKELIKVTLQRVADGILNAREGRVKIQPGYDGEYGKIKVFNGEDKNAGAGQLELF, translated from the coding sequence ATGAAAAATAGATTTATCTGCGATTTTCACATTCATTCTAAATACAGCCGGGCCACCAGCAAGGATATGGATCTAAAAAATATAGCCAAGTGGGCGAAGATCAAAGGCATAAGCCTGATGGGCACAGGAGACTTTACCCATTTTTTATGGCTCCAGGAACTAAAAAGCCTTCTTAAGCCGGCAGCGGGCGGTTTGTTTAGTTATGACGGCACGTTGTTTGTGTTAAGCTCGGAGATCTCTTGTATCTATAGTAAAAACGGCAGGGTAAGAAAGATTCATATTATCATCCTGGCCCCTGACTTTGAGACGGTGGAAAAGATAAACAAAGAACTGGGCTCTATCGGTAATTTAGTCAGCGACGGCAGGCCGATATTAGGCCTGGACGCCAGAGATTTGGTAAAGATAGTAATGGACAAGAATCCGAATTGTTTTATAATCCCGGCTCATATCTGGACTCCCTGGTTTAGTTTATTCGGGGCTAATTCCGGTTTTGACACTATTGAAGATTGTTTTGAAGACCAGCTCAAACATATCGGAGCCTTAGAGACAGGCCTTTCCAGCGATCCGGCTATGAACTGGCGCTGGGAAGCGCTCGATAAATACTGCCTGGTTTCTAATTCAGATGCTCATTCCCCGCAGAAGATAGGACGGGAGGCTAATATTTTCAGCCAGAAAATGGATTATTATCAACTGTTGGATGCTATAAAAAATAAGGACAAGGAAAAATTTCTGGCAACAATCGAGTTTTTCCCCCAGGAAGGAAAATATCACTGGGATGGCCATCGAGCCTGCCAAGTGCGGCTTGCGCCTGCTGAGACCAGGAAAAATAATTATCTCTGTCCTAAGTGCGGCAAAAAAGTCACTGTAGGAGTACTGCACCGGGTGGAGGAGTTGTCTGACCGAAAAGAGGGTTTTATCCCGGAACAAAAAATACCGTTTTATAGCCTGGTGCCTTTAAACGAGATTATTTCCGGGGCAATAGGCAAGGGTATAAGCTCTCTTGCGGTGAAGAATGAATATTTAAAGATCACACAGTCCCTGGGCGGGGAAATTACTGTTTTGTTTGATGCGCCGGAGAAGGAGTTGATCAAGGTGACTTTACAAAGGGTGGCCGATGGCATTTTAAACGCAAGAGAAGGCAGGGTAAAAATACAGCCGGGATACGACGGCGAATACGGCAAGATAAAGGTATTTAACGGGGAAGATAAAAATGCCGGGGCAGGCCAACTGGAATTATTTTAG
- a CDS encoding aspartate carbamoyltransferase catalytic subunit, with product MVKWNRKDLLGLEGLSPAEIKLVLDTAESFKEISTRQIKKVPALRGRTIATLFFEPSTRTRASFELAAKRLSADTVSISSSTSSVVKGETLKDTARNIEAMKIDIIIIRHKCAGAAEMLARAVSSGVINAGDGSHEHPTQGLLDLFTIREKKKKIKGLKVAIIGDILHSRVARSNIWGLKKLGAEIVICGPATLMPPEIEKMGVRVVYDLRKAVKQADVINVLRIQKERQDAGFFPSLREYSREFGINKEVLKDAGKDLLIMHPGPINRGVEISPDVADGQYSVILDQVTNGLAVRMAVLYLLLGETKVKL from the coding sequence ATGGTTAAGTGGAACAGAAAAGACCTGCTGGGATTAGAGGGGTTAAGCCCGGCAGAAATTAAATTGGTCCTGGACACTGCTGAATCATTTAAGGAGATATCCACCCGCCAGATAAAAAAGGTTCCTGCCTTAAGAGGCAGGACTATTGCAACCCTGTTTTTTGAACCCTCCACCAGGACCAGGGCGTCTTTTGAGCTGGCTGCCAAGAGGCTGAGCGCTGATACCGTCAGCATATCATCTTCTACCAGCAGCGTGGTCAAAGGCGAGACACTAAAAGATACTGCCCGAAACATAGAGGCGATGAAGATAGATATAATTATTATACGCCACAAGTGCGCTGGTGCGGCTGAAATGCTGGCCAGGGCAGTATCCAGCGGGGTGATAAATGCCGGAGACGGCAGCCACGAGCATCCTACTCAGGGTCTGCTGGATTTATTTACCATCAGGGAAAAGAAAAAAAAGATAAAAGGATTAAAGGTGGCGATCATTGGCGACATCCTTCACAGCCGGGTTGCCCGGTCTAATATCTGGGGGCTAAAGAAATTAGGCGCAGAAATAGTAATTTGCGGGCCCGCTACCCTGATGCCCCCGGAAATAGAAAAAATGGGAGTCAGAGTGGTTTATGACCTTAGAAAGGCCGTAAAACAGGCAGATGTAATTAATGTTTTACGTATTCAAAAGGAAAGGCAGGATGCCGGTTTTTTCCCCAGCCTGCGGGAATACAGCAGGGAGTTCGGAATAAACAAAGAGGTTTTAAAAGATGCCGGGAAGGATCTGCTGATTATGCATCCCGGGCCGATCAATCGGGGGGTAGAAATATCTCCTGATGTGGCCGATGGCCAGTATTCAGTAATACTGGATCAGGTAACCAATGGATTGGCTGTAAGAATGGCAGTGCTTTATTTACTGCTCGGCGAAACCAAGGTGAAGCTGTGA
- a CDS encoding dihydroorotate dehydrogenase electron transfer subunit yields the protein MKQLDARILSNRCISGKYYLLRLSASGIARLSQPGQFIHLRCSESLSPLLRRPFSIHRVSGAKIDIFYQVVGKGTEILSKKKAGQYLDVIGPLGRGFEIDRPGDFVLVAGGMGIAPLLMLAQRLSRCRVNKVILVGAKTKSLILCKEEFKRLGFKIKAATEDGSLGFKGLVTDLLEQTLRIKHSSAALRTGSAQCNTNLYVCGPQEMLKKTARISSKYRLKAQGSLERNMACGVGACLGCVIKTTHGYRKVCQDGPVFNLDEIIW from the coding sequence GTGAAACAACTTGACGCCAGAATATTATCCAATAGGTGTATTTCCGGGAAGTATTATCTGCTCAGGCTTAGCGCTTCGGGTATTGCAAGACTGTCCCAGCCGGGACAGTTTATCCATCTTAGATGTTCTGAGTCTCTTAGCCCGCTGCTTCGCCGGCCGTTCAGCATACACCGGGTAAGCGGCGCTAAAATAGACATTTTTTATCAGGTAGTTGGCAAAGGGACGGAGATTTTATCTAAAAAAAAGGCCGGGCAGTATCTGGATGTCATCGGGCCGTTAGGCAGGGGGTTTGAGATAGATAGACCAGGGGACTTTGTCTTAGTAGCAGGAGGAATGGGAATAGCTCCTCTTTTGATGCTTGCTCAAAGGTTGAGCCGCTGCCGGGTAAATAAGGTTATTTTGGTTGGAGCAAAGACAAAGAGCTTAATTTTGTGTAAAGAAGAATTTAAACGGTTAGGGTTTAAAATCAAGGCAGCCACCGAGGATGGAAGCTTGGGTTTTAAAGGGCTTGTGACCGATTTACTGGAACAGACTTTACGCATAAAGCATTCTTCGGCTGCTCTCAGAACAGGCAGCGCGCAATGCAATACAAACTTGTACGTTTGCGGGCCGCAGGAGATGTTGAAAAAAACAGCCCGGATTTCTTCTAAATACCGGTTGAAGGCCCAGGGTTCGCTGGAAAGAAACATGGCTTGCGGTGTGGGCGCTTGTTTGGGCTGCGTGATTAAAACAACACATGGTTATAGAAAGGTTTGTCAGGACGGGCCGGTATTTAACCTGGATGAGATAATATGGTAA